ATTCCAAAAACGATTTCGCTTTTTGCCACCTACATCCGTAATACAAACGACTACCTACAGCAGGGGGCACCCATCACCAATGCAGAAAGGCTGGGGGTACCTCCGGCACATGCTGCACGGTGGAAGGAAATAGAGGAGCACTGGCAACCAGCTTTTATAAAATATAGCGATAAGATTAACTCGCGCACCGCCGCCGTTACCAGCCAGCTGTACGACATCATAGATATGGCTCATGAGTTCGAAAAGGAGACGCATATGTTTGCGTACATAGCCATATCCCGCACTGCTACCACCACCGATATGGAAACGTTTTGCATAAATAAACGAACCCCGAAAAGTACGCACTTCATTCCTCAAACTCCAGTAGGCGAACAGGTAGATGCCATTCTACAGCCTATTGGCGGGGGAGCCGTATCCGTTAAGTGCTTTAGCGGTGGCAAAAGAGCCTCGATACACAAGGATGCCACCTGCGTAGAGTATAGGTATACGGTAGGTGCCATAGCGCCCTCCTCTCCGATCGACACTAACCTAATGGTAGACCAGTGCACTAAATCATCCTTTACCCTAAATGTCGGTGCCGAGAATTCGGGGCTACGCCTATACTTCTACTTCCGTTGGTTTAACACCAAACACCCCGAGCTGGCAGGTCCGTGGTGCGACCTCCAAAACACGCTAATCCTTTAAAGAAAGTGTTTATAAGAAGTTATACTGAAGTTAAACTGAAGTTAAACGGAGGTAGACGGAGGTAGACGGAGGTAGACGGAAGTTAGAAAAAGTCAAAGAAGTTAAAAGAATGGCTATCGCAAATCTCATATCGTGCCCTCTGTGTCTCTGTGTTGAAAAAAGAAGTTAAACGGAAATAGACGGAAGATACTTTTAAGAAGTTATACTGAAGTTAAACGGAGGTAGACGGAGGTAAACGGAAGTTAGAAGAAGTTAGAGAAGGCATATCTCAAATCTCAAATCTCACATCCCATATCTCATATCCCACATCGCAAATCTCACATCTCACATCGCATATCTCACATCTCATATCCCACATCGCATATCTAAATCCCTGTGCCCTCTGTGTCTCCGCGTCTCTGTGTTGAAAAAAGAAGTTAAACGGAAGTATGCGGAAGTTAGAGAAGTTACAGAAGTCAAAGAAGTTAAAGAATGGCTATCGCAAATCTCAGATCTCAAATCTCAGATCTCACATCCCATATCTCATATCCCACATCGCACATCGCACATCTAGATACTTTAATGAAGTTAATAAATTTCCGTGTCTCGTATGCTTAAATTGCCTTTTTCGTGATAGCTGCAAAATATTTACTATAATAGTTTCGTTATAGTTTTATTTATACCTCTAGTTTTATTGGGGAATAGAGCAAAGCATACTACTTATTTATCCCCTGATACATTTAGGTTTAACTATTCCATTAATTTAAACACATTGATATATGAACCGTATAGAACTTGGGTGTATAGTCCTTGTTTTTGGGTTATTACTCACTTTTCCTTTTACGTTGAGTGCTAAATCGGAAGAGGTTGTAATAAAAGGTACAATAAAAGACAGCCTACAGGGGACTCCTCTGTCATATGCCAACATTACTGTTTTATCCGAAAATAGTTCAACCTTTCTTTTTGGCACAACATCTAACAAATCGGGGGATTTTAAAGTAAATAGCATCAGCATCTCCAAGGGAATACTCAAGATTTCGCTGGTTGGGTATCAAACAAAAACCATCCCTTTTAGCGCTAATGGCAAGGAGGTAAATCTCGAAACTATTTCACTCACGCCCTCTTCAACTAAAATTGAGGGTGTAGTAGTAAAAGGTTCCAAACCGACTATTAAGCAGGTAGGCGATGTTTTAGTCTTCGATGCCAAGAACGCTCCTACCACCAGCGGCGATTTCGGGATCGACCTGCTTCGGTTAACGCCGATGGTATTTGTCGATCCAAAAGGTGATATCCTAATACAAAACAAGCCTGCTGCCATACTCGTAAATGGAAGAAAGCTACCCACATCACAAGTCTACAGCTATATAAACAGCTTAAAGGCAGAGGATATTCAATCCATAAAAGTTCAAACATCCAACGCTTTAGAGAACGATGCGGAAACTGAAGCAGGAACCATTAACATCATCACCAAAAAAGCAAAGGTTGGGTATAAGCTTACTACGCGGACTTCCGCATCGTATATTGAGCAAAATAGCAATAACCAAAATAGTGGATTTAATTTTAGCTATGGTACCCAGTCGTGGCAGCTATATGGCTCGTTCTTCTACAGTAGCGGGAATAACAGATGGCATAGCAAGGATGGCTACTCCTTAAATGAATACATCAACATTGACAAAATAGTATTAAAAAGAAGCGACGGCTTTTCTTATCCGAGAGGAGATGACTTTCGTATGGGAGCAATTGCTGATCTAGCAAAGAATCATACCATAGGAGTCGAACTATCGGGTAAGAATACCTTCCCTTTGCAGAGTAAATCAACATCACAAACTATATACTATAACCATCACTGGGATATTAATGATACAGGGGAAACACAAAAAAAATCTAGGAATACGACAGACTTATACGATGCTTCGGCATACTATACTTGGAGAATTGACACATTGGAAAGCCAGCTTCAAATCTTAGCCGATTTAGTTTTTCATAAAAATGGTAACGATTCGTTCATTCAATCTGCCTACCAAAATAATACAGCGAATAATTTTACAGAGCAGAGTTGTACCGATGCCAAAACTAGAAATGGAACTTTTCAGGTAGATTTTGTAAAAAACTATATGAATAAGCTGGGGGTACAGGCTGGGGCAAAGTACGTATTAACCAATCGCAACAGCAGCTATGCGGTAGCATCCAACAGCACCCCAACCACCTCCTACGATGTTGACGAAGATATACTGGCATTTTATGCTGCTGCAAGCAAAACTTTTTCGAAAAAAATCTTTATTAGGCTTGGTTGCCGCTTAGAGTTGGCCAACCAGTCGGGAGTTAATAGACAAGCCAATAGTAGCGAACAGATAAAAAGCCAAAACAACGACCTATTTCCAAATTTTACGTTTTCCTACGAAATCGATAAAAATCGCTCCTTGGCAATTAGCTACTCTCGATCTATCTCCCGAATGCCATTCTTTTTGCTCAGCACATTTACAGTTCGAAATTCTGATTATGAATATAACATTGGCAATCCATACCTAAAACCAATACTTTCGGATAGGATAGAACTTCGATATCGGTATAAAAACCATTACCTGACGCCCTACTTTCGCTACTCTGCAGACGTTGTTACCCAAAGTTGGACTGTCAAGAACGGACTTATTTACCAGTCAAACGAAAACTGCGGACATGCTATATATACTGGCCTTGATTATGGTTATAATGGGAAAGTTTCTAGATGGTGGTCATTGAATTGGAATACCCAGGTATATTACGCATATATCCCCCAAGGTTTTGCCCAAACAAAGCATTTTACGGCTGCAATTTCAGCAAACAACCGGCTGGGAGTTAGCCCTAATAGCAGCATCGACCTCTCTGTATTTTACATATCGAGCATGATTGAGGCAACCAAACTCGTAAAGGGGCAGGCGTATGGTAATATAGCCTATAATCACCAACTTTTAAAGAAATCACTAAATGTTGGCGTAGGCATAAATGATGTTTTTCAAACTCAACGCCAATACGTGCTTATTAAAAACCCAGAACTTAACTATACAATATACGGGAAGCAGCCTTCTAGGACCTTCTTTGTCAATGTGTCGTACACATTTACCTCTAAGAAGAGCGTAGCTAACAGAAGCAAAATTGACAGCAATGATATAATAAGAAGATTGTAACACGGACTTAAGATAGCAGATAAGGACTAAGAGTGCTGCTCAGAAAATAATGTTTTACTTAGTGACCCAATATTCCCCCAATAAATGATACTAGGTCTATAAGTAGTTTTATGGAAGAGCAGGTTCAGCCAAAGAGAAGGGTTTCAGCTAAAGTCCAGTATAAAAATCTTACCATTCCCCTAGCAATACCGAGCCTTTGGCTATATTTTCCCCTCAACCCAAAGGCTTAACCCGTTTGGATCGTTAGCGAAAAACTTTTGCTAAAGCTTCCTTTCCCAAAAAACAGCAAAGGGATTAAAGGGATAAACATTAAGGGGAGTGAAACCTTATCAAGCATAAAAAATTGAACAGCAATAGCTATAATGGCAAGTCCAATAGTAAAACCCCGTATACTTGAAAATGTCATACTCGGATTTATTGTAATAGTTTGCATTTGTTCTGGATTTACGACTATATCCTTACCTATCAAACATCCCTCCTCTTCCACTTCAATTAAATACTTTCCTGGCAAAAGATTTTCGGATAGCTTAAAATTTCGGGAGTTAACTTGTCCGATAGGGTTTCCGTTAACTCGAATTTGATACTTTTTAGATTTGAAAAATGCTTGCCCAGTTTTGCTTAGCCTAATGTTTACATTCATCTGCTATAATGCTACTTTGTTTTAGGTACTTTTCTTTTATACTTATGATGATCTGCGGATATAAAACATGACGAATTGTGAAGCAACGAAACCCAACACTGCTGAGAACGCCCCCCCCTATTAAACCGCCATGTTTTACACCCGCTGTTATGCCTTTTTTACTTAATGCCCTTTACAAAATCAACTATACCTGCTGTCAATTCAGCCTTTAAGGGTAGGTCTGGATTCCGATAGGTTTCCATATTCTTTTGAAGATCGGAGTCTGAATTCTTTAAGACATGATTCATATTCTCTACAATCATAAGCTTTGCTTCAGGCTTTGAGGCCGAAAGCAGTTTTGCGTCCTCAACAGTAACCTGTAAATCGGTTGTCCCTTGTACTATTAGTACCGGGATTTTCAACCTACCAATCTCCTTCGTAGGATCATACCTCATCCAAGAAATCATGTATGGCTGAACGGTGGGGCGATATAGTGTCGCTAAGCTAGGATTTACATTCGAGACTGTTTTCCCAGCCTTTAAGCTATCTAAGATCCTATTTGACTCGTCTAATAGTAGCGGTGGTAGCTTAGCTTGCAGCTGCTCCCTTAAAATTTTATCAATCGGTTTCCCAGCTCCCGAAATGGAAATAAACCCAGCTACGGGTGCACGCTCTGCGGCAACCATTCCAATTAAAGAGCCTTCGCTGTGGCCTAATATGGTAATTGACGAAAATCGTTTATCCGCTTTTAGTAAAGAAATCCATGAAACAACGTCATCTATATAAGTCTCAAATCGGAGCTCGCTTTCAGAGGTCTTTGCCTGCCTACTTTTACCGATTCCCCGCTTATCAAACCGCAACGATGAAATGCCATTTTTCACCAAATCTGCAGCAAGCAGCTTGTAGGCATTTGTTCGAATTCCCATAGCTGAGTTACAATCCCTGTCGGTTGGCCCCGAACCTGCAATAATCAAGACTATCGGCGAGGATTTTGCCGTACTAGGAATCGTCAAAGTACCAGATATATCTCCTGATGGGGTTTTTAAAATGACTTCAGATTCAGATAAGACTGAATCGCTAGGAGCTTGTGCAAATAGACCAGCCGATAGGATAGCCGCTGCAATCGTAAACAAAAGCTTTTTCATACATATGATTTTAGTAAACATTCCGGAACAACACCTATCAAGGCAAAACACTTAGCAATTGCATGGTAAGCTACACCTCCCAACGGTTGCCTATACCATTCCTTGAGTGCTACACTTATCCTTTTTAGTTTTTATAAAGCCGTAAATTACAATTTTCATCCAAGGTATGAAGTTTACCGATATGGACAAATAGCAGGTAACCATCTTTCTTTAAAACCTCTATAATGTTGCAGCTAATATCTCAAACACCCAAGACGCAAAAAATTCTGAAGACGAGCATTGAAATGCCGCCTTCAGAATTCGGATAGAATGCACCTATAAAAAAGTTACTGCTACTTCGACTCCTTTTTATGCGCAACCCATATGTTGACAATCTCCTTGTAGGCTCCTAAGCCAACCAGCTCGGGTACCACGGTGTAACCGGCCTTTTCGAGCGTCGACTTCCAGCTGTCGGGTTCGCTGCTAGCCATATCGTTGTTAGCATGGTCGCCAGCAATAGACATTAGCGGCGCAATGGTTACCTTCTTCCCAGCAATGGCTTGCGAGCTTAGCTGCTTTACGATATCCTCTATTCCGGGCTCACCCTCTACGGTTCCGATGTACAGCTTGTAGGTGGGATACTTCTTGCTTACGGCCTCCTGCAGCTGCTTGTAGTAGGCGTTGTAGGCCAAGAACTTCTCGTTACCATGTCCCATAAATACAACGGCCTCGTTCTTATCCAGCACCGCCTTATACTGGTTTACGATGATATCGGCCACCTTTTGGATATCGGTATTGCTGTAAAGCAACGGAAGTCCAACCTTGATGTTAACCTTGGGGTAACTCTTTTTGAAGTCATTTACCAAGCCCATCATCTCGTTATACTCGGCACCGGGGATTATATGAAGCGACTGCACGGTAATCTCCTCAAAGCCCTCTTTAGCCATATTCTTAAGCGCCTCGTTCGGGAAATCGAGGTTGGCCTTCCCATCTTTTCTGAGCTTATTCATTATTATGCCCGAGGTGTAGGCCATGCGAACCTCCTCGTTGGGGAACGTCTCCTTAAACTGCTTCATCACATTATCGAAGGTATCCTT
This is a stretch of genomic DNA from Alistipes sp. ZOR0009. It encodes these proteins:
- a CDS encoding alpha/beta hydrolase; translation: MKKLLFTIAAAILSAGLFAQAPSDSVLSESEVILKTPSGDISGTLTIPSTAKSSPIVLIIAGSGPTDRDCNSAMGIRTNAYKLLAADLVKNGISSLRFDKRGIGKSRQAKTSESELRFETYIDDVVSWISLLKADKRFSSITILGHSEGSLIGMVAAERAPVAGFISISGAGKPIDKILREQLQAKLPPLLLDESNRILDSLKAGKTVSNVNPSLATLYRPTVQPYMISWMRYDPTKEIGRLKIPVLIVQGTTDLQVTVEDAKLLSASKPEAKLMIVENMNHVLKNSDSDLQKNMETYRNPDLPLKAELTAGIVDFVKGIK
- a CDS encoding outer membrane beta-barrel family protein, which translates into the protein MNRIELGCIVLVFGLLLTFPFTLSAKSEEVVIKGTIKDSLQGTPLSYANITVLSENSSTFLFGTTSNKSGDFKVNSISISKGILKISLVGYQTKTIPFSANGKEVNLETISLTPSSTKIEGVVVKGSKPTIKQVGDVLVFDAKNAPTTSGDFGIDLLRLTPMVFVDPKGDILIQNKPAAILVNGRKLPTSQVYSYINSLKAEDIQSIKVQTSNALENDAETEAGTINIITKKAKVGYKLTTRTSASYIEQNSNNQNSGFNFSYGTQSWQLYGSFFYSSGNNRWHSKDGYSLNEYINIDKIVLKRSDGFSYPRGDDFRMGAIADLAKNHTIGVELSGKNTFPLQSKSTSQTIYYNHHWDINDTGETQKKSRNTTDLYDASAYYTWRIDTLESQLQILADLVFHKNGNDSFIQSAYQNNTANNFTEQSCTDAKTRNGTFQVDFVKNYMNKLGVQAGAKYVLTNRNSSYAVASNSTPTTSYDVDEDILAFYAAASKTFSKKIFIRLGCRLELANQSGVNRQANSSEQIKSQNNDLFPNFTFSYEIDKNRSLAISYSRSISRMPFFLLSTFTVRNSDYEYNIGNPYLKPILSDRIELRYRYKNHYLTPYFRYSADVVTQSWTVKNGLIYQSNENCGHAIYTGLDYGYNGKVSRWWSLNWNTQVYYAYIPQGFAQTKHFTAAISANNRLGVSPNSSIDLSVFYISSMIEATKLVKGQAYGNIAYNHQLLKKSLNVGVGINDVFQTQRQYVLIKNPELNYTIYGKQPSRTFFVNVSYTFTSKKSVANRSKIDSNDIIRRL
- a CDS encoding sirohydrochlorin cobaltochelatase, which translates into the protein MRNVKSVLALMLGASLLLAGCKDDKDGDADYNPVSGKKGVLLVTFGSSYGYYDGEDTSPFKYQKPKDTFDNVMKQFKETFPNEEVRMAYTSGIIMNKLRKDGKANLDFPNEALKNMAKEGFEEITVQSLHIIPGAEYNEMMGLVNDFKKSYPKVNIKVGLPLLYSNTDIQKVADIIVNQYKAVLDKNEAVVFMGHGNEKFLAYNAYYKQLQEAVSKKYPTYKLYIGTVEGEPGIEDIVKQLSSQAIAGKKVTIAPLMSIAGDHANNDMASSEPDSWKSTLEKAGYTVVPELVGLGAYKEIVNIWVAHKKESK